A genomic window from Purpureocillium takamizusanense chromosome 2, complete sequence includes:
- the USV1 gene encoding Up in starvation (COG:S~EggNog:ENOG503P0AA), which yields MAAAFRPVNPNLVAETIPEDAMTPSTSATPRPNTAPHHHHSAMPVDDAKTPTRATFGSAAHGQKPLPSSPFPQGVQLPDSSDPPRRENSQHSAKNSSRRDSMDVDMDDSDGEGQQDDGGSDDESVNADGTKSNKKKKSQRFYCTEFPPCNLSFTRSEHLARHIRKHTGERPFQCHCSRRFSRLDNLRQHAQTVHVNEDIPIDSLAATGSRFQRQIRTDRVRQAGNRARASTGGSAGGPPRGHSKSLSTSSIASISSVGSNYGPPQTDARRRPPPLVMATDPRSRLSLESYRSAADSTYSYRPPSPGDFSTPTSATFSTAQSSPRWASGMASPTTSHSRSQSMYLAGSRTPGRRLSVPSGANPFNPVPQQAPGRPVFGSGLVNSSHPGAFTPSNSSMVTSPTASTSGWSGRRDSTSSVSDEAWRRRTWHPDSRGYGVQNNQLSAVGSQSVRPNPAPPIANPSNAQSSLRLPGIESFDPLPPRRHASPMAVDHDPSHRPMYPPPQEPMQMDERRNLNMYDASLQRGLNRLDIGHKTPPRDSAGAWASEVNRAVQAQAEQTRQNPPTVRFEDQVPPSRQNAPPHLAGRSLHQQAMSAPSVATTRENKRHGWYHGPMGPQGGPPAPPSQDPRVAHVERMVHPNLNGFSGFPAREQPPQQPPQQQERPANGDPLRRLEALVAVATSEGSTATAY from the exons atggccgctgccTTCCGACCGGTCAACCccaacctcgtcgccgagaccATCCCCGAAGACGCTATGACGCCATCCACGTCGGCGACTCCTCGACCCAACACGgcgcctcaccaccatcactcCGCCATgcctgtcgacgacgccaagacgccgacgagggcgacatTTGGCAGCGCGGCGCACGGGCAGAAACCGCTGCCCTCGAGTCCCTTCCCGCAAGGCGTGCAGCTGCCCGACTCCTCCgacccgccgcggcgggaaAACTCGCAGCACTCAGCCAAAAACTCATCTAGGCGAGATTCGATGGATGTCGACATGGACGATTCAGACGGCGAGGGACAGCAGGACGATGGtggctccgacgacgagagtGTCAATGCTGACGGCACCAAGtccaacaagaagaagaagtctCAGAGGTTTTACTGCACCGAATTCCCGCCGTGCAACCTGAGCTTTACAAGGAGCGAGCATCTGGCGCGACACATCCG GAAACACACTGGTGAGCGACCTTTTCAATGCCACTGCTCGCGTCGCTTTTCGCGCCTCGACAACCTCCGGCAACATGCGCAGACGGTTCACGTCAACGAGGACATCCCCATCGACTCGCTCGCCGCGACAGGGTCACGGTTCCAGCGCCAAATACGAACCGATCGCGTAAGGCAGGCCGGCAACCGAGCTCGGGCTTCCACTGGAGGCAGCGCCGGGGGCCCGCCTCGTGGCCATTCCAAGTCGCTTTCCACATCCAGCATCGCAAGCATCAGCTCTGTCGGCTCCAACTACGGGCCCCCTCAGACGgacgcccggcggcgtccaccCCCTTTGGTCATGGCCACAGATCCTCGCTCGAGGCTGTCTCTCGAGTCGTACCGCAGCGCCGCAGACAGCACATACTCGTAccgtcccccgtcccccgGCGACTTCAGCACACCGACGTCTGCGACATTTTCGACTGCACAGAGCAGTCCCCGATGGGCCTCGGgcatggcgtcgccgaccacgTCTCACTCGAGATCGCAAAGTATGTACTTGGCGGGAAGCAGGACGCCCGGTAGGCGTCTGAGCGTGCCGTCGGGAGCCAACCCTTTCAACCCTGTGCCCCAACAGGCTCCTGGGCGCCCCGTGTTTGGTTCGGGGCTCGTCAATAGCTCGCATCCCGGCGCCTTCACACCGTCCAACAGCAGCATGGTCACGTCGCCCACAGCGTCGACTTCGGGCTGGTCGGGTCGTCGCGACTCGACATCGAGCGTCTCGGACGAGGCGTGGCGGAGACGAACCTGGCACCCCGACAGCCGCGGTTACGGCGTGCAGAACAATCAGCTCAgcgccgtcggcagccaGTCGGTCCGTCCGAATCCCGCACCGCCCATCGCGAACCCGTCCAACGCGCAGTCGTCCCTGCGTCTTCCTGGCATCGAGTCTTTCGATCccctgccgcctcgccggcacgccTCGCCCATGGCTGTTGATCACGATCCGTCTCACCGCCCGATGTACCCGCCTCCGCAGGAGCCTATGCAGATGGACGAACGCCGAAACCTCAACATGTATGACGCCAGCCTGCAACGCGGCCTCAACCGCCTCGATATTGGACACAAGACGCCTCCGCGAGACAGCGCTGGCGCCTGGGCGTCCGAGGTCAACAGGGCGGTTCAGGCCCAGGCAGAGCAGACGCGCCAGAACCCGCCGACAGTCCGCTTCGAGGATCAGGTGCCTCCCTCACGGCAGAACGCCCCGCCTCATCTCGCCGGGCGGTCTCTTCACCAGCAAGCCATGTCGGCTCCTTCCGTGGCCACGACGCGCGAGAACAAGCGACACGGCTGGTATCACGGTCCCATGGGACCCCAGGGCGGACCGCCGGCCCCCCCGTCGCAGGACCCGAGGGTCGCTCACGTCGAGCGCATGGTGCATCCCAACTTAAACGGCTTTAGCGGGTTTCCCGCACGGGAGCAACCACCTCAGCAACCGCCCCAACAACAGGAGCGCCCGGCCAACGGGGATCCTCTTCGACGATTGGAAGCCCTGGTGGCTGTGGCCACGAGCGAGGGGTCTACCGCCACCGCCTACTAG